A portion of the Bacteroidales bacterium genome contains these proteins:
- a CDS encoding DUF4251 domain-containing protein gives MKRILVFLGIVLLGGFNSLSVLAGFDADTVKTKSKKEIRAAEREKEYRSVLRLVNSRRFVLEADYIYNQYGDRIPVSPTINFIMLDSAQIVMQYGSGTGVGANGVGGATAAGRVTRWEMNANDRKQTIDIRISAHTPIGSYDIYLYTDGSGRATARVTGLRPGQLNYDGRLVPLQVSKVYKGQHL, from the coding sequence ATTGTTCTGCTGGGAGGATTCAATTCACTTTCTGTGCTGGCAGGTTTTGATGCCGACACGGTAAAGACAAAATCGAAGAAGGAAATTCGGGCGGCAGAGCGGGAAAAAGAATACCGGTCGGTGCTTCGGTTGGTTAACAGCCGGCGGTTTGTGCTGGAAGCCGATTATATTTATAACCAGTACGGTGACAGGATTCCGGTTTCCCCCACCATCAATTTCATTATGCTCGATTCGGCGCAGATTGTTATGCAGTATGGAAGCGGCACCGGTGTTGGTGCCAATGGAGTTGGGGGCGCTACGGCCGCGGGCAGGGTTACCCGCTGGGAAATGAATGCCAACGACAGAAAACAAACCATTGATATCCGCATATCGGCGCATACACCCATTGGAAGCTATGACATTTATCTCTATACCGATGGATCGGGCCGTGCCACTGCCCGTGTTACAGGTTTGCGCCCCGGACAGTTGAATTATGACGGGCGGCTTGTACCGCTTCAGGTGTCAAAAGTGTACAAAGGGCAGCATCTCTGA
- the queG gene encoding tRNA epoxyqueuosine(34) reductase QueG: MPFSGPIKEKIKERLLEMGFSACGIARAEILTEEKEHLLAWLRQGMHGTMDWMERNPDIRINPGLLLPGAKSLIIVLLNYYPRRIREDPAISKYAYGKDYHKVIRKMLRRFAVELNQWNPAAKTRIFVDSAPVLERTWAVKAGLGWQGKNSLFINKQFGSFVFIGGIVTDMELEPDQPFDRNFCGTCTRCLDACPTRAIVQPGVIDARRCISYLTIEHKGEFPEEFRPLLKGRIFGCDICQDVCPWNRKAIPTSLPALQPSPALFELTADSLLHLSESDYRTIFSGTPVDRIGPEKLKKNAGYILNAN; encoded by the coding sequence ATGCCTTTTTCCGGCCCAATAAAGGAAAAGATAAAGGAGAGGCTCCTGGAAATGGGATTTTCAGCCTGTGGCATTGCCCGTGCTGAAATTCTTACTGAGGAAAAAGAACACCTGCTTGCCTGGCTCCGTCAGGGAATGCATGGCACCATGGACTGGATGGAACGGAACCCGGATATCCGCATCAACCCGGGTCTTCTTCTTCCGGGGGCAAAATCACTGATCATTGTCCTGCTCAATTACTATCCTCGCCGCATCCGGGAAGATCCTGCCATCAGTAAATATGCCTATGGCAAAGACTACCATAAGGTAATAAGAAAGATGCTCAGGCGGTTTGCCGTTGAACTGAACCAGTGGAATCCTGCCGCAAAAACAAGAATTTTTGTTGATTCAGCGCCGGTGCTGGAACGCACCTGGGCAGTAAAAGCCGGGCTGGGATGGCAGGGAAAAAACTCCCTTTTTATTAACAAACAATTCGGATCGTTCGTCTTTATCGGAGGCATAGTTACCGATATGGAACTGGAGCCTGACCAACCTTTTGACCGGAACTTCTGCGGCACCTGTACCCGCTGTCTGGATGCCTGCCCCACCAGGGCCATTGTTCAGCCCGGTGTTATTGATGCACGCCGCTGTATCAGCTATCTCACCATCGAGCATAAAGGAGAATTTCCGGAGGAATTCCGGCCACTTCTCAAAGGGAGAATTTTCGGATGCGACATCTGTCAGGATGTGTGCCCCTGGAACAGAAAAGCAATACCCACTTCCCTCCCCGCATTGCAACCCTCGCCGGCTTTGTTCGAACTTACTGCAGATTCCCTGCTCCACCTTTCTGAATCAGATTACCGCACCATCTTTTCCGGTACACCTGTAGACAGGATAGGGCCGGAAAAACTTAAAAAGAATGCCGGATACATCCTGAATGCCAATTAA